A stretch of Synechococcus sp. MIT S9220 DNA encodes these proteins:
- a CDS encoding photosystem II reaction center protein L, producing the protein MERNKNPNTLPVELNRTSLYLGLLFVFVTGILFSSYFFN; encoded by the coding sequence ATGGAGCGCAACAAAAATCCCAATACCTTGCCAGTTGAACTCAACCGGACCAGCCTTTATCTGGGTCTTCTGTTTGTGTTCGTCACAGGCATCTTGTTCTCCAGCTACTTCTTCAACTGA
- a CDS encoding photosystem II reaction center protein J, whose product MSGKKSGLPDGRIPDRLPDGRPAVAWRSRWTEGTLPLWLIATAGGMAAIFVVGLFFYGSYTGVGSA is encoded by the coding sequence ATGAGTGGTAAGAAATCAGGTCTTCCGGACGGTCGTATTCCAGATCGTCTTCCCGACGGTCGACCAGCCGTTGCTTGGCGTTCACGCTGGACAGAGGGCACATTGCCTCTATGGCTGATCGCGACTGCAGGGGGCATGGCTGCCATCTTTGTTGTTGGATTGTTCTTCTACGGTTCGTACACAGGTGTTGGTTCTGCCTGA
- the psbE gene encoding cytochrome b559 subunit alpha, producing MAAGSTGERPFFEIITSIRYWVIHAITLPSIFLAGFLFVSTGLAYDAFGTPRPDSYYQVSESKAPVVGQRFEGKSNLDSRLK from the coding sequence ATGGCCGCCGGCTCAACCGGGGAACGCCCGTTTTTCGAGATCATCACCAGCATTCGCTACTGGGTGATCCACGCAATCACACTGCCTTCCATCTTTCTTGCAGGATTCCTGTTCGTGTCGACAGGCCTCGCCTACGACGCTTTTGGAACCCCTCGCCCTGACTCGTATTACCAAGTCAGTGAGAGCAAAGCTCCTGTGGTTGGTCAGCGCTTCGAAGGCAAGTCCAACCTCGACTCACGCCTGAAATAA
- a CDS encoding photosynthesis system II assembly factor Ycf48 produces MNSLIKSLAQLALVVCIGFGLGGCVTTKVPTATASPWQVIDLNTQANPLDIAFTSADHGFLVGSNRLILETNDGGASWNERSLDLPEEENFRLISIAFDGDDGWIAGQPGLLMHTTDGGQNWTRLFLDTKLPGEPYLITALGPNSAELATNVGAVYRTSDGGGSWDAEVSDAAGATRDLRRSPDGAYVSVSSLGNFYATWDPGQPVWQVHQRVSSQRLQSIGYQPNGKLWMVARGAQIRFNEDAADNENWSKPIIPITNGYGYLDMAWSDDGAIWASGGNGTLLVSRDEGNSWERDPESVQAPTNFTRFVFDDTDRQQHAFLLGERGLMLRWSALS; encoded by the coding sequence ATGAATTCCCTGATCAAATCCCTAGCCCAATTGGCACTTGTGGTCTGCATCGGCTTTGGACTTGGCGGTTGCGTGACCACCAAAGTTCCTACCGCCACTGCCAGTCCCTGGCAGGTGATCGATCTCAACACCCAGGCCAACCCCCTGGATATCGCTTTCACCAGCGCCGACCATGGATTTCTGGTGGGCAGCAACCGGCTCATTCTGGAGACCAACGATGGAGGTGCGAGCTGGAACGAACGCAGCCTGGATCTGCCGGAGGAAGAGAATTTCCGCCTGATAAGCATCGCTTTTGATGGCGATGACGGCTGGATCGCCGGTCAGCCAGGCCTCCTGATGCACACCACCGACGGTGGTCAGAACTGGACGCGCCTGTTTCTGGACACCAAGCTGCCAGGAGAGCCGTACCTGATCACGGCACTTGGTCCGAACAGTGCAGAGCTGGCAACCAACGTGGGCGCTGTGTACCGAACCAGCGACGGTGGGGGTAGCTGGGACGCCGAGGTGAGCGATGCAGCGGGTGCAACCCGTGATCTACGCCGCAGCCCTGATGGTGCCTACGTGAGCGTGAGCAGCCTGGGGAACTTCTACGCCACCTGGGATCCAGGACAACCGGTGTGGCAGGTTCACCAACGCGTGAGCAGCCAACGACTGCAGAGCATTGGCTACCAGCCCAACGGCAAACTCTGGATGGTGGCTCGTGGCGCTCAGATTCGCTTCAACGAAGACGCTGCTGACAACGAAAACTGGAGCAAGCCGATTATTCCCATCACCAATGGCTATGGCTATCTGGACATGGCCTGGTCCGACGACGGAGCGATCTGGGCCAGTGGTGGCAACGGCACCTTGCTGGTGAGCCGCGATGAGGGCAACAGCTGGGAGCGTGATCCAGAAAGCGTTCAAGCCCCAACCAACTTCACGCGCTTTGTTTTCGACGACACGGATCGCCAACAGCATGCGTTCCTGCTGGGTGAGAGGGGTCTGATGCTGCGCTGGTCAGCGCTGAGTTGA
- the psbF gene encoding cytochrome b559 subunit beta gives MTQTPTSSKPRVYPIFTVRWLALHTLGVPAVFFIGALAAMQFIRR, from the coding sequence ATGACTCAAACACCCACTTCCTCAAAGCCTCGCGTCTATCCGATTTTTACGGTTCGCTGGCTTGCACTTCACACCCTGGGAGTTCCCGCGGTGTTCTTCATCGGCGCTTTGGCCGCCATGCAATTCATTCGCCGCTGA